Proteins encoded in a region of the Nevskia ramosa DSM 11499 genome:
- the lepB gene encoding signal peptidase I yields the protein MSFTVMFNLILTVLTVLTGIIWAWDKFSSAPKREEKALATGIPQKPGAIVEFFGGLFPVIAAVFVVRSFIYEPFRIPSGSMIPTLHIGDFILVNKFSYGLRCPVGSCKIVDFGGPSRGDVVVFIYPANNSRDPNSGNDFIKRLIGMPGDQVKYANKRLTVNGIEAPLHEAKTQDDARVGEVRAHETFGSIEHDILIRPDRIADPFSCPFVQPNADDFTFTVPAGQYFMMGDNRDGSNDSRCWGTVPEANLKGRADLIWMSWDHERTRPVLSRIGTVIH from the coding sequence ATGAGCTTCACCGTGATGTTCAATCTGATCCTGACGGTGCTGACCGTTCTCACCGGCATCATCTGGGCCTGGGACAAGTTCAGCAGCGCGCCCAAGCGCGAAGAGAAAGCGCTGGCCACCGGCATCCCGCAGAAGCCGGGTGCGATCGTCGAATTCTTCGGCGGCCTGTTCCCGGTGATCGCCGCGGTATTTGTGGTCCGCTCGTTCATCTACGAGCCGTTCCGGATTCCCTCCGGTTCGATGATCCCGACCCTGCACATCGGCGATTTCATCCTGGTCAACAAGTTCAGCTACGGCCTGCGTTGCCCGGTGGGCAGCTGCAAGATCGTCGACTTCGGCGGCCCGTCGCGTGGCGATGTCGTGGTGTTCATCTATCCGGCCAACAACAGCCGTGATCCGAACAGCGGCAACGATTTCATCAAGCGCCTGATCGGCATGCCCGGCGACCAGGTGAAATACGCCAACAAGCGTCTGACCGTGAACGGCATCGAAGCGCCGCTGCACGAGGCCAAGACCCAGGACGATGCGCGAGTCGGCGAAGTGCGCGCTCACGAAACCTTTGGCAGCATCGAGCACGACATCCTGATTCGCCCGGATCGCATCGCCGATCCGTTCAGCTGCCCGTTTGTACAGCCCAACGCCGACGACTTCACGTTCACCGTGCCGGCGGGTCAATATTTCATGATGGGTGACAATCGCGATGGCTCCAACGATAGCCGCTGCTGGGGCACGGTGCCGGAAGCGAACCTCAAGGGCCGCGCCGATCTGATCTGGATGAGCTGGGATCACGAGCGCACCCGGCCGGTGTTGTCGCGTATCGGCACAGTGATCCACTGA
- a CDS encoding DUF4845 domain-containing protein has protein sequence MNLRKAQLGLTLWSGLYLFGSLAFIALCAIKIGPLYLNEFQINRAVRDVAAQASVVGSEVDVTAVRSSLQRRWDIDYLRQLEPRDIKVIRTTGGLFLSYDYDAEVSLFANITIVARFKDDIPLRAVPGG, from the coding sequence ATGAATCTGCGCAAGGCGCAACTCGGGCTGACGCTGTGGAGCGGCCTCTATCTGTTCGGCAGTCTCGCCTTCATCGCCCTCTGCGCGATCAAGATCGGCCCGCTGTACCTGAACGAATTCCAGATCAATCGCGCGGTGCGCGATGTGGCCGCACAGGCTTCGGTGGTCGGCAGCGAGGTCGATGTCACGGCCGTGCGCTCGTCGCTGCAGCGGCGCTGGGATATCGACTACCTGCGTCAGCTCGAACCACGCGACATCAAGGTGATCCGCACCACCGGCGGCCTGTTCCTGAGCTACGACTACGACGCCGAAGTGTCGCTGTTCGCGAACATCACCATCGTTGCTCGCTTCAAGGACGACATTCCCCTGCGCGCGGTGCCGGGCGGTTGA
- the rnc gene encoding ribonuclease III produces the protein MSAKNIEQIGRVRLCAALGYQFQDAALLQRALTHRSFGVDHNERLEFLGDALLNFAIAAEIYRLRPKAPEGDLSRLRASIVREETLASAARRLPLPDVIRLGSGELRSGGFRRDSTLADVFEALIGAVYLDGGVEPAHALCLKLLAPELEALPEAGSLKDYKTRLQEVLQAESRPLPEYTVLSEDGPAHRRNFAVRCLLPDSGQIMEAEAHSRRIAEQRAASMMLDAITSRESKNA, from the coding sequence TTGAGCGCTAAAAATATCGAGCAGATTGGCCGGGTTCGCCTGTGCGCCGCACTCGGCTATCAGTTCCAAGATGCCGCGCTGCTGCAGCGCGCGCTGACCCATCGCAGCTTCGGCGTTGACCACAACGAACGCCTGGAATTTCTCGGTGATGCGCTGCTGAACTTCGCGATCGCTGCGGAAATCTATCGCTTGCGCCCGAAAGCACCGGAAGGCGATCTATCGCGGCTGCGCGCCAGCATCGTCCGCGAGGAAACTCTGGCCTCGGCGGCGCGGCGGCTGCCGTTGCCGGATGTCATCCGGCTGGGCAGCGGTGAGTTGCGCAGCGGCGGCTTCCGTCGTGATTCGACCCTGGCCGATGTGTTTGAAGCGCTGATCGGCGCGGTCTATCTCGATGGCGGCGTCGAGCCGGCGCATGCCCTGTGCCTCAAGCTGCTGGCACCGGAGCTCGAAGCCTTGCCGGAAGCCGGCTCGCTGAAGGATTACAAGACGCGTCTGCAGGAAGTGCTGCAGGCGGAATCCCGGCCTCTGCCGGAGTACACCGTACTCAGCGAAGATGGCCCGGCGCATCGCCGCAACTTCGCGGTACGTTGCCTGTTGCCGGACAGCGGGCAGATCATGGAAGCAGAAGCACACTCTCGGCGCATTGCCGAACAACGGGCGGCCAGCATGATGCTGGACGCGATCACCTCAAGAGAAAGCAAAAATGCGTAG
- the era gene encoding GTPase Era yields MRSGIVAIVGRPNVGKSSLLNALVGQKVSITAPKPQTTRHRIQGVLHGDNAQIVFVDTPGMHRAAKKALNKAMNDAASNSLHDVDLALFVIEAGRWTDEDEAVLERLKSVKSPVALVINKVDKFSDKNDLLPLMEKLAPLREWAFVMPLSALKGANVNVLAKQLMERMPEGPPLYPEGQVVGHDLSFTISEMVREKLMRSLAQELPYALTVETEAVEREGGLLKASAIIWVERDGQKKIVIGEDGAMLKRVGTAARRELEEMTGSKVFLKLWVRVKEGWTDDPKALSRFGYEGG; encoded by the coding sequence ATGCGTAGTGGAATCGTGGCCATCGTCGGCCGGCCGAATGTCGGCAAATCCAGTTTGTTGAATGCCCTGGTCGGCCAGAAAGTGTCGATCACCGCACCGAAGCCGCAGACCACGCGCCATCGCATCCAGGGCGTGCTGCACGGCGACAACGCGCAGATCGTGTTTGTCGACACGCCAGGCATGCACCGCGCTGCGAAAAAGGCGCTGAACAAGGCGATGAACGACGCCGCCAGCAACAGCCTGCACGACGTCGATCTGGCTTTGTTCGTCATCGAGGCTGGCCGCTGGACCGACGAAGATGAAGCCGTGCTCGAACGCCTGAAATCAGTCAAATCGCCGGTGGCGCTGGTGATCAACAAGGTCGACAAGTTCAGCGACAAGAACGATCTGCTGCCCCTGATGGAAAAGCTGGCGCCGCTGCGTGAATGGGCCTTCGTGATGCCGCTGTCGGCGCTCAAGGGCGCCAACGTCAACGTGCTCGCCAAGCAACTGATGGAGCGGATGCCGGAAGGCCCGCCGCTGTATCCGGAAGGCCAGGTCGTCGGCCACGATCTCAGCTTCACGATCTCCGAGATGGTCCGCGAAAAGCTGATGCGCTCGCTGGCTCAGGAACTGCCGTACGCGCTGACCGTCGAGACCGAAGCGGTCGAACGTGAAGGCGGCCTGCTGAAAGCCTCGGCGATCATCTGGGTCGAGCGCGATGGCCAGAAGAAGATCGTCATCGGCGAGGATGGCGCGATGCTGAAGCGAGTCGGCACCGCCGCTCGCCGCGAGCTCGAGGAAATGACCGGCAGCAAGGTCTTCCTGAAGCTCTGGGTGCGGGTCAAGGAAGGCTGGACCGACGATCCGAAGGCGCTCAGCCGCTTCGGCTACGAAGGCGGCTAG
- the recO gene encoding DNA repair protein RecO, whose amino-acid sequence MSSARIELQPAWLLSQKPYRETSELLEVLTPQHGRVGLVARGLRGPRAKQRGVVSLFRPLLLSWLDKGELGTVTAVEAGGPEVQLVGERLFHGWYLNELLLKLLIRHDPHPGLWDDYTLALAGLGGDAVEAEAALRVFEKRLLELLGYGLPLEDTIDPEAHFRFRAGSGFLQCESEADGALAGSSLLALHRESLSTHAELDDARRLMRAALEPHVPRASLRTPGLLRQLRALRTEA is encoded by the coding sequence GTGTCCAGCGCCCGCATCGAACTGCAACCGGCCTGGCTGCTGTCGCAGAAGCCCTATCGCGAAACCAGCGAACTGCTGGAAGTGCTGACCCCGCAGCACGGCCGGGTCGGCCTGGTGGCTCGTGGCCTGCGCGGGCCACGCGCGAAGCAGCGGGGTGTGGTCAGCCTGTTCCGGCCGCTGCTGCTGTCCTGGCTGGACAAGGGCGAACTCGGCACGGTCACCGCGGTCGAGGCCGGCGGGCCGGAAGTTCAGCTGGTCGGCGAGCGTCTGTTCCATGGCTGGTATCTGAACGAACTGCTGCTGAAGCTGCTGATCCGCCACGATCCGCACCCTGGCTTGTGGGACGACTACACCCTTGCCCTGGCCGGTCTGGGCGGCGATGCGGTCGAGGCGGAAGCAGCGCTCCGGGTCTTCGAGAAGCGCTTGCTGGAACTGCTCGGCTACGGCTTGCCGCTCGAGGACACGATCGATCCCGAGGCTCATTTCCGGTTTCGGGCCGGCAGCGGCTTCCTGCAATGCGAAAGCGAAGCGGACGGCGCGCTGGCTGGCAGCAGCCTGCTTGCACTGCACCGCGAGTCGTTGTCCACTCATGCAGAGCTAGACGATGCGCGCCGGCTGATGCGAGCCGCACTGGAGCCGCACGTACCGCGAGCTTCGTTGCGGACACCGGGACTGCTTCGGCAGCTGAGAGCCTTGCGCACGGAAGCCTGA
- a CDS encoding nickel/cobalt efflux transporter: MTSFSELLQQGSSNLWLFIPSALLLGALHGLEPGHSKTMMAAFIIAIRGTVMQAVLLGVSAAASHTLVVWVVALVGLHYGAQIDGERTEAWFQLASGALIVTIAVWMLLRMHGQQQEAAKVHGHHHHGDDHGHGHHHDHADDHSDDHEDAHARAHAADIEQRFGDRRPSTSQIVAFGLTGGLVPCPASITVLLLCLQLKKYSLGLTLVLGFSIGLALVMVLSGVLAALSLRAASNRWGGFSGFGVWARRAPYLSSALIIVIGLISIQLGWDGLQTS; this comes from the coding sequence GTGACTTCCTTCTCCGAACTCCTGCAACAGGGTTCTAGCAATCTCTGGCTGTTCATCCCCAGCGCCCTGCTGCTCGGCGCGCTGCACGGCCTGGAGCCGGGCCATTCGAAGACGATGATGGCAGCGTTCATCATCGCCATCCGCGGCACGGTGATGCAGGCGGTGTTGCTCGGCGTATCGGCTGCGGCTTCGCACACGCTGGTGGTCTGGGTGGTTGCGCTGGTCGGCCTGCATTACGGTGCGCAGATCGATGGCGAGCGCACCGAAGCCTGGTTTCAGCTGGCCTCCGGTGCGCTGATCGTCACCATCGCCGTCTGGATGCTATTGCGCATGCATGGTCAGCAACAGGAGGCGGCGAAGGTTCATGGCCATCACCATCACGGTGACGACCATGGTCACGGTCACCATCATGACCACGCCGATGACCACAGTGACGATCACGAGGATGCTCATGCTCGGGCCCACGCCGCCGACATCGAGCAGCGCTTCGGCGACCGCCGGCCGAGCACCAGCCAGATCGTCGCTTTCGGTCTGACCGGCGGCCTGGTGCCTTGCCCGGCCTCGATCACCGTGTTGCTGCTATGCCTGCAATTGAAGAAGTACAGCTTGGGCCTCACGCTCGTCCTTGGCTTCAGCATCGGCCTGGCGCTGGTGATGGTGCTGAGCGGCGTGCTCGCTGCGCTCAGCCTGCGGGCCGCAAGCAATCGCTGGGGCGGCTTCAGTGGCTTCGGGGTCTGGGCGCGCCGCGCGCCGTATCTGTCGAGTGCCCTGATCATCGTCATCGGCCTGATCAGCATCCAGCTCGGCTGGGATGGCTTGCAGACTTCATAG
- a CDS encoding pyridoxine 5'-phosphate synthase: MRPLRLGVNVDHIATVRQARGTAYPDPVAGALLAAANGADSITIHLREDRRHIQDHDLARLTPVCPVPINLEMAVTSAMVDIGVAAKPKYVCLVPERREERTTEGGLDVAGNLPVVSEACERLAAAGCIVALFIAADPIQLAAAKASGAPQLEIHTGHYADTTGAEQAAELARIAAFARDAEAMGFEVHAGHGLNVDNVGPIAAIPEIVELNIGHAIIARSLFIGLPAAIAEIRAAMAAARPTA; the protein is encoded by the coding sequence ATGCGTCCCCTGCGTCTAGGTGTCAACGTCGATCACATCGCCACCGTCCGCCAGGCCCGCGGCACGGCGTATCCGGATCCGGTCGCGGGCGCGCTGCTGGCTGCGGCGAATGGCGCCGACAGCATCACGATTCATCTGCGCGAGGATCGCCGCCACATCCAGGACCATGACCTGGCGCGGCTGACGCCGGTCTGTCCGGTGCCGATCAATCTGGAGATGGCGGTGACCTCGGCGATGGTCGATATCGGTGTGGCGGCCAAGCCTAAGTACGTCTGCCTGGTGCCGGAACGGCGCGAGGAGCGCACCACCGAAGGCGGGCTCGATGTCGCCGGCAATCTGCCCGTGGTAAGCGAAGCCTGCGAACGCCTTGCGGCTGCGGGCTGTATCGTCGCGCTATTCATTGCGGCTGATCCGATTCAACTCGCAGCGGCAAAGGCCAGCGGCGCACCGCAGCTGGAAATCCACACGGGCCATTACGCCGATACCACGGGTGCCGAACAGGCTGCCGAACTGGCGCGCATTGCCGCGTTCGCGCGTGATGCCGAAGCGATGGGCTTCGAAGTCCACGCTGGTCATGGCCTCAATGTCGACAACGTTGGGCCGATTGCGGCGATTCCGGAAATCGTCGAACTGAACATCGGCCACGCGATCATTGCCCGCAGCCTGTTCATCGGCCTGCCGGCAGCGATTGCCGAGATTCGCGCGGCGATGGCGGCGGCTCGCCCGACGGCTTGA
- the acpS gene encoding holo-ACP synthase, translated as MIHGIGTDLLRIERCEELYARQGERALSKLLMPEERAAVPQAKSIGYAIARAFAAKEAFVKALGTGFHGVSYQDVGALREAKQRPRLIFSAAMQARLEALGIVQAHLSFTDEAGMIIAFVVLECGDGSPASRKMPG; from the coding sequence TTGATCCACGGCATCGGCACCGATCTTCTGCGCATCGAGCGTTGCGAAGAGCTGTACGCGCGCCAGGGCGAACGGGCGCTGAGCAAGCTGCTGATGCCGGAAGAACGCGCGGCCGTGCCCCAAGCGAAAAGCATCGGCTACGCGATTGCCCGCGCGTTCGCTGCGAAGGAGGCATTCGTCAAGGCGCTCGGCACCGGCTTTCACGGCGTCAGCTATCAGGATGTCGGCGCGCTGCGCGAGGCGAAGCAGCGGCCGCGGCTGATCTTCAGCGCTGCCATGCAGGCGAGGCTCGAAGCGCTCGGTATCGTTCAGGCTCACCTGTCGTTCACAGACGAAGCGGGGATGATCATCGCCTTCGTCGTCCTCGAATGCGGCGACGGTTCGCCTGCGTCCCGTAAAATGCCGGGATGA
- the cysM gene encoding cysteine synthase CysM, producing MKPITLPDTIGNTPLVQITRLPGIGNNRLFLKLEGNNPAGSVKDRPAYSMIRRAEERGEIKPGDTLIEATSGNTGIALAMAAAMRGFRMVLIMPAHLSVERRAVMKAFGAELILVSKEEGMEGARDLAEAMEKDGKGKVLNQFGNPDNPRAHYEGTAPEIWTALDGELTHFVATMGTTGTIMGCSRYLKEQSPAVQVVGVQPDGESSIPGIRKWPEAYLPTIFDRSRVDRVVEVSTQQAEDTMRDLAKIEGVFCGPSSGGSVWTALQLCKELDGATIAAIICDRGDRYISTGVFPE from the coding sequence ATGAAACCGATCACGCTCCCCGACACCATCGGCAACACGCCGCTGGTGCAAATCACCCGTCTGCCCGGCATCGGCAACAACCGCCTGTTCCTGAAGCTGGAAGGCAATAATCCGGCCGGCTCGGTCAAGGATCGCCCGGCGTATTCGATGATCCGTCGCGCCGAAGAACGTGGCGAGATCAAACCCGGCGACACCTTGATCGAAGCGACTTCCGGCAATACCGGCATCGCGCTGGCGATGGCGGCAGCGATGCGTGGCTTCCGCATGGTGCTGATCATGCCGGCGCATCTTTCGGTGGAGCGCCGCGCGGTGATGAAGGCCTTCGGCGCCGAGCTGATCCTGGTCTCCAAGGAAGAGGGCATGGAAGGCGCGCGCGATCTCGCGGAAGCCATGGAAAAGGACGGCAAGGGCAAGGTGCTGAACCAGTTCGGCAACCCGGACAATCCGCGCGCTCACTACGAAGGCACGGCGCCGGAAATCTGGACGGCGCTCGACGGCGAGCTGACCCACTTCGTCGCGACGATGGGCACCACAGGCACGATCATGGGCTGCTCGCGTTACCTGAAGGAACAGAGTCCGGCAGTGCAGGTCGTTGGCGTGCAGCCGGATGGCGAGTCATCGATCCCCGGCATCCGCAAATGGCCCGAGGCTTATCTGCCGACGATCTTTGATCGCAGCCGAGTCGATCGCGTGGTCGAAGTGTCAACGCAGCAGGCCGAGGACACGATGCGCGATCTGGCGAAGATCGAAGGCGTGTTCTGCGGTCCGTCCTCGGGTGGCTCGGTATGGACGGCCTTGCAGCTCTGCAAGGAACTCGATGGCGCGACGATCGCCGCGATCATCTGCGATCGTGGTGATCGCTATATCTCGACCGGTGTCTTCCCCGAGTGA
- the rlmD gene encoding 23S rRNA (uracil(1939)-C(5))-methyltransferase RlmD has product MSRTKRKPPPDTEFSAEVTDLDHDGRGVARINGKVTFIFGALPGETVRYKLLRVTRALDEAEVTAIDVASPDRVTPGCAHFGLCGGCSLQHLAPAAQIAFKQQAMLEALRRIGGVVPETIADAVTGPVWTYRRRARMGVKLVPKKGGVLIGFRERDANALAVLNRCEVVDPRLGLKLRLLGALFDGLSIAGQIPQIEVSAAAHVAVTIRVLALPSDDDRAKLLAFAAEHDYDFYLQSGGPDTLAPLSTARPLDYSPDGSALRLAFQPADFIQINSDVSQRMVVQALDWLGVEPGNEVLELFAGLGNFTLPLAARGARVTAVEGETGLVARGRANLQANGYDGRFLKADLFKPDPKAEWLKHRYDLALIDPPRSGAKEILPMLAATKARRIVYVSCHPGTLARDAGELVNTYGYRLTRAGVLDMFPHTTHVESMALFER; this is encoded by the coding sequence GTGAGCCGTACCAAACGGAAGCCGCCGCCGGATACCGAGTTCAGCGCCGAGGTCACCGATCTCGATCACGATGGCCGTGGCGTCGCCCGCATCAACGGCAAGGTCACTTTCATCTTTGGCGCGCTGCCCGGCGAAACGGTGCGCTACAAGCTGCTGCGCGTCACCCGCGCGCTGGATGAAGCGGAAGTCACGGCGATCGATGTCGCCTCACCCGATCGAGTCACGCCGGGCTGCGCGCACTTCGGCCTGTGCGGCGGTTGCTCGCTGCAGCATCTGGCGCCAGCGGCGCAGATCGCCTTCAAGCAGCAGGCGATGCTCGAAGCGCTGCGCCGCATTGGTGGCGTGGTGCCGGAAACCATCGCCGATGCGGTGACCGGCCCGGTCTGGACCTATCGCCGTCGCGCGCGCATGGGCGTGAAGCTGGTGCCGAAGAAGGGCGGGGTGCTGATCGGCTTCCGCGAGCGCGATGCCAATGCCCTGGCGGTGCTGAACCGCTGCGAAGTGGTCGATCCCCGGCTGGGCCTGAAGCTGCGCCTGCTCGGCGCGCTGTTTGATGGCTTGAGCATCGCCGGTCAGATTCCGCAGATCGAGGTCTCGGCTGCCGCGCATGTCGCGGTGACCATCCGCGTGCTGGCGCTGCCCAGCGACGACGATCGCGCCAAGCTGCTGGCCTTCGCCGCCGAGCACGATTACGACTTCTATCTGCAGAGCGGCGGCCCGGACACCCTGGCGCCGCTGAGCACGGCGCGGCCGCTGGACTACTCGCCGGATGGCAGCGCGCTGCGCCTGGCCTTTCAGCCGGCCGATTTCATCCAGATCAATTCCGATGTCAGCCAGCGCATGGTCGTGCAGGCGCTGGACTGGCTCGGCGTCGAACCGGGCAACGAGGTGCTGGAACTGTTCGCCGGGCTTGGCAACTTCACCTTGCCGCTGGCGGCACGCGGCGCCAGGGTCACGGCGGTGGAGGGTGAGACCGGGCTGGTCGCCAGAGGCCGCGCCAATCTGCAGGCCAATGGCTATGACGGCCGCTTCCTGAAGGCCGATCTGTTCAAGCCGGATCCGAAAGCCGAATGGCTGAAACATCGCTACGATCTGGCGCTGATCGATCCGCCACGCTCCGGCGCCAAGGAAATCCTGCCGATGCTGGCGGCGACCAAGGCGCGGCGCATCGTCTATGTGTCCTGTCATCCGGGCACTCTGGCGCGCGATGCCGGCGAACTGGTCAACACCTACGGCTACCGCCTGACGCGAGCCGGCGTGCTGGACATGTTTCCACATACGACGCATGTCGAGTCGATGGCGCTGTTCGAACGCTGA
- a CDS encoding CYTH domain-containing protein has product MAIEIERKFLVVGDDWRAQATRRVPMRQGYLTEDNGKSSIRVRLQGIEARLNIKAAVVGRARAEYDYPVPVHDAHEILDTLCVGLVDKVRHYIDVVSPDGGALTWEIDEFAGANVGLVVAEIELRHNDQRFETPAWLGAEVTEDRRYYNHSLALHPWRDWPENEVAHAPGN; this is encoded by the coding sequence ATGGCAATTGAAATCGAACGCAAGTTTCTGGTGGTTGGCGATGACTGGCGCGCGCAGGCCACGCGCCGGGTGCCGATGCGGCAGGGCTATCTGACCGAAGACAACGGCAAGAGCTCGATCCGGGTGCGCCTGCAAGGCATCGAAGCGCGGCTGAACATCAAGGCGGCGGTCGTCGGCCGCGCTCGCGCCGAGTACGACTACCCGGTGCCGGTCCACGATGCCCACGAGATTCTCGACACGCTGTGCGTCGGCCTGGTCGACAAGGTTCGTCATTACATCGACGTGGTGAGCCCGGATGGCGGCGCGCTGACCTGGGAGATCGACGAATTCGCCGGCGCCAATGTCGGCCTGGTGGTCGCAGAAATCGAACTGCGTCACAACGACCAGCGCTTCGAGACGCCCGCCTGGCTGGGCGCCGAAGTCACCGAGGATCGCCGCTATTACAATCACAGCCTCGCGCTGCATCCGTGGCGCGACTGGCCCGAGAACGAAGTTGCCCACGCGCCAGGGAATTAG
- the nagZ gene encoding beta-N-acetylhexosaminidase yields MADVAGLSLTAEDREVLAHPLVGGVILFARNYSDPEQLRALCNDLLAIKTPRLLIAVDHEGGRVQRFRVGFTRIPAMGTLARLHEESPPRALEEARLYGETIGRELASYGIDLCFAPVLDRDCGISTIIGDRAFSSDPLQIITFARAFRAGLNAAGLSATGKHFPGHGAVAADSHLELPVDRRSFADIEQRDLVPFRALIDDGIESLMLAHVRYSAYDDLPASFSRKWIRTLLRGDYKYNGAVFCDDLCMQGAVVIGDIVQRASVALHAGCDMLPVCNDRTMVTKLLEALPVKERRLSSARLKALYRKPPQTIRAITA; encoded by the coding sequence ATGGCCGACGTCGCCGGTCTGAGCCTGACTGCCGAAGACCGCGAGGTGCTTGCGCATCCGCTGGTCGGCGGCGTGATCCTGTTCGCCCGCAACTACTCGGATCCCGAGCAACTGCGTGCGCTGTGCAACGACCTGCTGGCGATCAAGACGCCACGGCTGCTGATCGCCGTCGACCACGAAGGCGGCCGGGTGCAGCGCTTCCGGGTCGGCTTCACGCGTATTCCGGCGATGGGCACCCTGGCGCGGCTGCACGAGGAATCGCCGCCGCGCGCGCTCGAAGAAGCTCGGCTGTACGGCGAAACCATCGGTCGCGAACTGGCTTCTTACGGGATCGACCTGTGCTTCGCGCCGGTGCTCGATCGCGACTGCGGCATATCGACGATCATCGGCGATCGCGCCTTCTCGTCCGATCCGCTGCAGATCATCACCTTCGCGCGCGCCTTCCGTGCCGGCCTCAATGCCGCCGGCCTGAGCGCCACCGGCAAGCACTTCCCCGGCCATGGCGCGGTGGCGGCGGATTCGCATCTGGAACTGCCGGTCGATCGCCGTTCGTTCGCCGACATCGAGCAGCGCGATCTGGTGCCATTCCGCGCACTGATCGACGACGGCATCGAATCGCTGATGCTCGCCCACGTGCGCTACAGCGCTTACGACGACCTCCCGGCCTCGTTCTCGCGCAAGTGGATTCGCACCCTGCTGCGTGGTGACTACAAGTACAACGGCGCGGTGTTCTGCGATGACCTGTGCATGCAGGGCGCCGTGGTCATCGGCGACATCGTGCAGCGTGCCAGCGTCGCCTTGCACGCCGGCTGCGACATGCTGCCGGTCTGCAACGATCGAACGATGGTCACGAAACTGCTCGAAGCTCTGCCGGTCAAGGAGCGTCGCCTGTCCAGCGCCCGGCTCAAGGCGCTCTACCGCAAACCTCCGCAAACCATCAGGGCCATCACCGCATGA